Proteins encoded together in one Psychrobacter sp. 28M-43 window:
- a CDS encoding homocysteine S-methyltransferase family protein, which yields MPINTTTIIDGGMGRELAKRGAPFRQPEWSALAMIEAPELVRDVHRAYIKSGAAVITTNSYALVPFHIGEERFAAQAQDLAAASGEMARAAVTLEGAATKVAGSVPPLFGSYRADLFDADHVEDIATPLIKGLNPYVDFWLAETQSLIAESIAVRELLNTLDTDNKPLWVAFTLEDSMDIDVPRLRSGETVEEAVATMANLNVKAILFNCCQPDVIEQALDVAQTVLQAKQAQHIKLGAYANAFPPQPKNAAANDTLNEVRDDLTPPAYLLWAQKWQAQGASLIGGCCGIGPEHIQELSQHFTATA from the coding sequence ATGCCAATAAATACAACCACAATTATTGATGGTGGCATGGGACGAGAATTGGCGAAACGCGGTGCACCATTTCGTCAACCTGAATGGTCAGCACTGGCAATGATAGAAGCGCCAGAGCTCGTTCGTGATGTACACCGTGCTTATATTAAGAGCGGCGCGGCAGTCATTACGACCAACAGTTACGCCCTAGTACCCTTTCATATCGGCGAGGAACGTTTTGCGGCGCAAGCACAAGATTTGGCAGCAGCGTCAGGTGAAATGGCACGTGCAGCAGTGACGCTGGAAGGCGCAGCAACCAAAGTAGCTGGCTCTGTCCCGCCACTGTTTGGCTCCTACCGTGCAGACTTGTTTGATGCTGACCACGTAGAGGATATCGCTACCCCACTGATCAAAGGTCTAAATCCATATGTCGATTTTTGGCTCGCTGAGACTCAGAGTCTAATCGCCGAGTCTATCGCTGTTCGTGAGCTACTTAATACGCTAGATACAGACAATAAACCGCTATGGGTAGCTTTTACTTTAGAAGACAGTATGGATATCGATGTACCACGTCTGCGCTCAGGAGAAACCGTCGAGGAAGCTGTGGCAACGATGGCTAATCTCAATGTCAAGGCGATACTTTTTAACTGCTGCCAACCTGATGTCATCGAACAAGCACTAGATGTCGCGCAAACTGTACTGCAGGCAAAACAAGCGCAGCATATCAAACTTGGCGCTTATGCCAATGCCTTCCCGCCGCAACCAAAAAATGCCGCAGCAAATGATACGCTTAATGAAGTGCGTGATGATTTGACCCCGCCTGCCTATTTGCTCTGGGCACAAAAGTGGCAAGCACAAGGTGCTTCATTAATCGGCGGCTGCTGCGGTATTGGTCCTGAGCATATTCAGGAATTAAGCCAACATTTCACTGCTACTGCTTAA
- a CDS encoding SIR2 family protein, giving the protein MMIEDIIAGIDEGGPKSYYAFETFVQHLLKHHIESQEKRFLISTDSIKYGDAYAPDGFDQFDGPTIIEVKFNLSRMPVKIFIERMVYRLLNEYTENNFKTVLFISAKPISERFILRVEDELKRDSFPFKVIFWGPAELNRIASKNKKVVSKIANNLFALRLSSAISKPIRDWKQERGSIVENLKSCYKKGQFSLFLGAGVSSSAGMPDWNTLLNSLFVTYFTQEFDKDITMGDEDISDLVSRLNSVDEPSALMAARYLRKGLSKGDGDAKKFIEAVTKNLYKLRNSELSIDSDLIKSIASMCLPRRTGAKVQSVITYNFDDLLERQLSNNSILHRCIYTDNESYDPDELPIYHVHGFLPEERKSYDGLDNSTLVFSEEGYHQIYSDSYHWSNLVQLNSFRESTCLMVGLSMTDPNLRRLLEISSKNIERSKHFAFMKRLSSNEFCYEIGKEKKSKVIKNVDGADKFLELHHTLNEELMKELGVTVIWYETYDDIPKILREVTKHEIY; this is encoded by the coding sequence ATGATGATTGAAGACATTATTGCTGGTATAGATGAAGGAGGGCCAAAAAGCTATTATGCTTTTGAAACCTTTGTTCAGCATCTTTTAAAGCACCACATTGAGAGTCAAGAAAAAAGATTCTTGATTTCTACTGATTCAATTAAATATGGCGATGCATATGCACCTGATGGATTTGATCAGTTTGATGGCCCAACAATAATAGAAGTGAAATTTAATCTAAGTAGAATGCCAGTAAAAATTTTCATAGAAAGGATGGTATATCGGCTTTTAAATGAATATACAGAAAATAATTTCAAAACTGTTCTCTTTATTTCTGCTAAACCCATATCGGAAAGATTTATCTTGCGCGTAGAAGATGAATTAAAGCGAGATAGCTTCCCCTTTAAAGTAATTTTTTGGGGCCCTGCTGAACTTAATAGAATTGCTTCTAAGAACAAAAAAGTGGTTAGTAAAATAGCAAATAACCTATTCGCTCTCAGGTTATCTTCAGCTATATCTAAGCCAATTAGAGATTGGAAGCAGGAGAGAGGAAGTATCGTTGAAAATCTTAAAAGTTGCTATAAAAAAGGACAATTTTCATTATTCTTAGGCGCAGGTGTTTCAAGTAGTGCTGGAATGCCTGATTGGAATACATTGTTAAACTCATTGTTTGTTACTTATTTTACTCAGGAGTTTGATAAAGATATCACAATGGGAGATGAAGATATTAGCGATCTTGTTAGTAGATTAAATAGTGTTGATGAGCCTTCAGCATTAATGGCTGCTAGATATCTCCGAAAAGGATTATCAAAGGGAGATGGTGATGCAAAAAAATTCATTGAAGCTGTAACAAAAAATCTTTACAAACTTAGAAATAGCGAGCTCTCAATAGATTCAGACTTAATAAAATCAATCGCTTCTATGTGTTTACCAAGACGTACAGGAGCAAAGGTGCAGTCAGTAATTACTTATAATTTTGATGATCTTCTTGAACGGCAACTAAGTAATAATTCAATCTTACATCGATGTATTTATACAGATAACGAAAGTTATGATCCTGATGAGCTTCCTATCTACCATGTTCACGGTTTTCTGCCAGAAGAGCGGAAATCATATGATGGATTAGATAACTCTACATTGGTATTTTCGGAAGAAGGCTACCATCAAATTTATTCAGATTCATACCATTGGTCAAATCTAGTGCAGCTTAATTCATTTAGAGAAAGTACTTGTCTCATGGTCGGATTATCAATGACCGATCCAAATTTGAGAAGACTACTCGAAATATCTTCTAAAAATATTGAAAGAAGTAAACACTTTGCATTTATGAAAAGGCTTTCTTCTAATGAGTTTTGCTATGAAATTGGAAAAGAAAAAAAGTCAAAAGTTATAAAAAATGTAGATGGAGCTGATAAGTTTTTAGAGCTTCATCATACTCTTAATGAAGAGCTTATGAAGGAGTTAGGGGTTACAGTTATATGGTACGAAACATATGATGATATTCCTAAAATACTTCGAGAGGTAACTAAACATGAAATTTATTAA
- a CDS encoding zinc-binding dehydrogenase, with amino-acid sequence MTDKNKQLVSTISDDNKLTLSLKDIEMPQPGADEVVVRMEAMPLNPSDFGVMFSAADMSTAVQSGTDDSPIITADVPAKFMPALKTRVNKDTPVGNEGAGTVVAAGSSEAAQALMGKMVAVIGGGTYRQYHCVNVRSCIEMQDGTTATEAASSFVNPLTSLAMVETMRAEGHKAIVHAAAASSLGQMLNRICMADGVDLVNIVRKDSQEKLLRDMGAKYVVNSSSETFLADLTAAITETGATISFDPIGGGKLTSDILNCMEAAITRDVEEYSVYGSNTFKQAYIYGALDRGPITLNRNFGFAWGVNGFLLFNALGKLGSETVQSMRKRVAEEITTTFASSYTHEVTLEEALQLKSIAAYGKQATGEKYLIKPQA; translated from the coding sequence ATGACCGATAAAAATAAACAACTGGTTTCAACCATCAGTGATGACAACAAATTAACCCTGTCTTTAAAAGACATCGAGATGCCGCAACCCGGTGCTGACGAAGTTGTCGTTCGCATGGAAGCCATGCCATTGAACCCCTCTGATTTTGGTGTGATGTTCAGCGCCGCTGATATGTCAACCGCTGTACAATCAGGCACTGATGACAGCCCGATCATTACCGCTGATGTGCCTGCGAAATTCATGCCAGCACTCAAAACGCGGGTAAATAAAGACACGCCTGTCGGTAACGAAGGCGCTGGTACAGTCGTCGCAGCAGGCTCATCAGAAGCCGCACAAGCACTCATGGGCAAAATGGTTGCGGTAATTGGTGGCGGTACATATCGTCAATACCACTGTGTCAATGTAAGAAGCTGCATAGAAATGCAAGACGGCACGACAGCTACCGAGGCTGCATCGTCTTTTGTAAACCCGCTCACTTCACTGGCAATGGTCGAAACCATGCGCGCTGAAGGCCACAAAGCCATCGTACATGCAGCAGCCGCTTCTAGCCTTGGTCAAATGCTAAACCGTATCTGTATGGCAGACGGTGTTGATTTGGTGAATATCGTCCGTAAAGACTCGCAAGAAAAGCTATTGCGCGATATGGGCGCAAAGTATGTGGTGAACTCAAGCAGCGAGACGTTCCTTGCTGATTTGACCGCCGCGATTACTGAAACAGGCGCTACGATTTCGTTTGACCCTATCGGTGGCGGTAAGCTCACCAGCGATATTCTAAACTGTATGGAAGCAGCTATTACTCGTGACGTAGAAGAATACAGCGTCTATGGCTCAAATACCTTTAAACAAGCTTATATTTATGGCGCCTTAGACCGTGGTCCGATCACCTTAAACCGTAACTTTGGTTTTGCGTGGGGTGTGAATGGATTCCTATTGTTCAATGCACTTGGCAAACTTGGTAGTGAAACGGTTCAGTCCATGCGCAAACGCGTGGCAGAAGAAATCACCACCACCTTTGCGAGCAGCTATACGCATGAAGTGACCCTAGAAGAAGCGCTACAGTTAAAATCAATCGCCGCTTATGGCAAACAGGCGACTGGTGAGAAATACTTAATCAAGCCTCAAGCTTAA
- a CDS encoding DMT family transporter — protein MFRAYAALVLLGIIWGSNFIFMKWATALISPSQTVFLRLLFGFLPLVAVAWHSKVITRAQLQHLPHFIVMSVLATSFYYYGFVAGTALLPSSIAGLLSGSIPIFTFLGAALFLPDERPTKQMAIGLALGFAGIALSARPWQGATGVSLVGVLWMLAGSLSVGASFVYARRYLSPLRLPPLALATWQVGLAVITLSILIDFDGITQLSTDTRAMWGTILGLGALGTGAAFLIYYFIIETLGSVRAAGATYIAPVVAVIIGALIGEDITSLEIIALVLILSGVLLIQTGRQTSG, from the coding sequence ATGTTTCGAGCATATGCTGCACTGGTGCTCCTCGGTATCATCTGGGGGTCGAATTTTATTTTTATGAAATGGGCGACGGCTCTAATCAGCCCCTCACAAACCGTATTTTTACGCCTGCTATTTGGGTTTTTGCCATTGGTTGCCGTTGCTTGGCACAGCAAAGTAATTACTCGGGCGCAGTTACAGCATTTGCCACACTTTATAGTGATGTCAGTGCTCGCAACGTCTTTTTACTATTATGGATTTGTCGCAGGTACGGCGCTATTGCCCAGTAGCATTGCAGGTCTATTAAGTGGCTCAATCCCTATATTTACCTTTTTGGGCGCGGCGCTGTTCTTACCTGATGAGCGTCCGACCAAGCAAATGGCGATTGGACTTGCGCTAGGATTTGCTGGTATCGCATTAAGTGCGCGACCATGGCAAGGCGCTACTGGTGTCTCTCTCGTTGGCGTTTTGTGGATGTTGGCAGGATCTTTGAGTGTGGGTGCGTCTTTTGTATATGCGCGGCGCTATCTGTCTCCTTTGAGGTTGCCGCCACTGGCGTTAGCCACTTGGCAAGTGGGGTTAGCCGTCATAACGCTTTCGATACTCATCGATTTCGATGGTATAACCCAGCTGTCGACAGATACTAGGGCAATGTGGGGAACGATACTTGGTCTGGGTGCTTTGGGTACTGGCGCTGCTTTTTTGATTTATTATTTTATTATTGAGACGTTAGGTTCAGTGCGGGCTGCTGGTGCTACTTATATTGCTCCAGTCGTTGCTGTAATCATTGGCGCGTTAATTGGCGAGGACATCACCAGCTTAGAAATTATAGCGTTGGTACTGATTTTAAGTGGGGTCCTACTGATACAAACGGGTAGACAGACTTCAGGGTAG
- a CDS encoding glutathione S-transferase family protein: MITLHGFAASNYYNIVKHALLYKGIPFQEDLLYAGSDDLLTVSPVGKVPAITMPDGFNLSESNVICDFLEETYPEKPLYPTDAAERATVRQIMKIAELYFELPSRRLIPYVFSDVQAPNAVKEEVRQVLGRGIIAMNRLCQFSPWIAGEQFTMADIYVHHVNTIVNAFGATQLEWDVLAEVDGMKEWNKAMSETDIAKSVQADSQANMPEFMQHVKALIQAANAK, from the coding sequence ATGATTACTTTGCACGGCTTTGCTGCAAGCAACTATTACAACATAGTAAAACACGCTCTTTTATATAAGGGCATTCCGTTCCAAGAGGACCTTTTGTACGCTGGTAGTGATGATCTACTAACCGTCAGTCCAGTGGGTAAAGTACCTGCGATCACCATGCCTGACGGTTTTAATCTGTCGGAATCTAACGTGATTTGTGACTTCCTTGAAGAAACGTATCCTGAAAAGCCGCTATATCCTACCGATGCAGCAGAACGCGCGACTGTACGTCAGATTATGAAAATAGCAGAGCTTTACTTTGAGCTACCAAGCCGCCGTCTAATTCCATATGTATTTTCTGACGTACAAGCACCTAACGCAGTCAAAGAGGAAGTCCGTCAAGTATTGGGCCGCGGTATTATTGCCATGAATCGCTTATGTCAATTTTCGCCTTGGATTGCAGGCGAGCAATTCACCATGGCTGACATCTATGTGCATCACGTCAACACTATTGTCAATGCTTTTGGCGCGACTCAGCTTGAGTGGGATGTACTGGCAGAAGTGGACGGCATGAAAGAATGGAACAAAGCCATGAGTGAAACCGACATTGCAAAAAGTGTTCAGGCAGACAGTCAAGCAAACATGCCTGAATTTATGCAACACGTTAAAGCTCTAATTCAAGCCGCAAACGCTAAATAA
- a CDS encoding DUF1272 domain-containing protein, with the protein MLEIRPNCECCDKDLVPDSTEAMICTYECTFCVTCVNEILENVCPNCGGGFVPRPIRPKMARRIGLSINHQPPSIERVHTKYSIEELKEFSAKVKHTKPEDR; encoded by the coding sequence ATGCTAGAAATTAGACCTAATTGTGAATGTTGTGATAAAGACTTAGTACCAGATTCTACCGAAGCAATGATTTGCACATACGAATGCACTTTTTGCGTCACATGTGTAAATGAAATACTAGAAAATGTATGCCCAAATTGTGGCGGTGGTTTTGTTCCTCGACCTATTCGACCTAAAATGGCTAGACGTATAGGTTTAAGTATTAACCATCAGCCTCCTTCAATTGAAAGAGTACATACCAAATATAGCATTGAAGAACTCAAAGAGTTCTCAGCAAAAGTTAAACACACAAAACCTGAAGATCGATGA
- a CDS encoding LysR family transcriptional regulator — protein MDQLRAIKYFSKVVETGSFTKAASAFNVPPSSLSRRVSDLEKSLGATLLKRSTRIVKLTEVGQVYYNDMQQVLDQLEQSKETVRSYQTTPMGRLRISSMVGFGEKILLPLLDEFGELYPEIVLDVSLSDELSALGRDDVDIAIRGGYAPNERVLAIRLMDNGFIPVASPSYLEMHGAPNHVMELKEHKGLYFKAPNGPTPWLCYVDDQWHDVSGPAVAISNNGPWLAKKACDGEGILMSTRWALSSYLESGALQEIKFEHPLAITQHADMAVYLLYQKQRYLVPKVKAAVDFLVERIRVGNIK, from the coding sequence TTGGATCAATTACGTGCCATCAAGTATTTTAGCAAAGTCGTAGAAACGGGCAGTTTTACTAAGGCGGCAAGTGCGTTCAATGTACCGCCATCCTCACTATCTAGACGGGTGTCTGATTTAGAAAAGAGTTTGGGCGCAACACTGTTAAAGCGCTCGACCCGAATTGTTAAATTGACCGAAGTAGGGCAGGTCTATTATAACGATATGCAGCAAGTACTAGATCAGCTCGAGCAAAGCAAAGAAACAGTACGCAGTTATCAAACGACACCAATGGGGCGGTTGCGCATCAGCTCTATGGTGGGTTTTGGTGAAAAAATACTGCTACCACTGTTGGATGAGTTTGGTGAGTTGTATCCAGAGATTGTGCTAGATGTTAGTCTCAGTGATGAGCTATCGGCATTAGGACGTGACGATGTCGATATTGCGATTCGCGGGGGTTATGCACCAAATGAGCGAGTGCTTGCCATTAGGCTCATGGACAATGGGTTTATTCCGGTTGCGTCGCCCAGTTATTTAGAGATGCATGGCGCACCCAATCATGTGATGGAATTAAAGGAACATAAAGGCCTATATTTCAAAGCGCCAAACGGGCCAACGCCCTGGCTTTGCTATGTCGACGATCAGTGGCATGATGTCTCAGGACCTGCAGTGGCAATTTCAAACAATGGACCATGGCTTGCCAAAAAGGCTTGTGATGGTGAAGGGATTTTGATGTCCACTCGATGGGCACTATCCTCATATCTTGAGTCAGGGGCATTGCAAGAAATTAAATTTGAGCATCCATTAGCAATCACGCAGCACGCTGATATGGCCGTATATCTGCTGTATCAAAAGCAGCGCTATCTAGTACCAAAAGTAAAAGCCGCCGTCGATTTCTTGGTTGAGAGGATAAGAGTAGGAAATATAAAATAA
- the cueR gene encoding Cu(I)-responsive transcriptional regulator, whose product MNIGQASKQSGISTKMIRYYEQIGLLETVNRSNSGYRLYSKDDIDDLCFLRHSRDLGFSSKQMKELLYLRKNANRQSADVKQLTQEHIETLNQKIAQLQEMVNSLQNSFDHCAGDDNAECAILEDLGQAK is encoded by the coding sequence ATGAATATTGGTCAAGCATCAAAGCAATCCGGCATCTCTACCAAAATGATTCGTTACTATGAGCAGATTGGCTTGCTAGAAACAGTAAATCGCTCGAACTCAGGTTATCGCTTGTATTCTAAAGACGATATTGACGACTTATGCTTTTTAAGACATTCTCGTGACTTAGGATTCTCATCCAAGCAAATGAAAGAGTTACTATATCTGCGCAAAAATGCCAACCGTCAGAGTGCAGATGTTAAGCAACTGACACAAGAGCATATCGAAACGCTAAACCAAAAAATTGCCCAATTGCAGGAGATGGTCAATTCGCTACAGAATTCTTTTGATCATTGCGCGGGCGACGATAATGCAGAGTGCGCTATCTTAGAGGATCTTGGGCAAGCTAAATAG
- a CDS encoding LysR substrate-binding domain-containing protein, translating to MPNSHRTLPPLNALRAFEAAGRHLNFRVAADELFVTQGAVAQQVRMLEEHIGFPLFQRLPRGVALTSQGSVYFAEVTRAFKILDKATAQLLREPKTVTISVTPTFATKLLLPRLSALTAAVPDVELRTVATESVADFDRDQVDIAVRLTRPPFPAAFDTQLLFKQTLVAVASPHLMANRELPMSIEALQEMPLLHDSHQHWPRFFGTKGKLAGAVFNQTALALDAALAGQGVAIACQAFVQADLNAGRLVQVSESTLTVDPDYYLVRKKSSSSTPTVDAVWNWCVTHLALA from the coding sequence GTGCCAAATAGTCATCGTACGTTGCCACCGCTCAATGCCTTACGCGCATTTGAGGCTGCAGGGCGTCATCTTAATTTTCGGGTGGCGGCGGATGAGCTGTTTGTGACACAAGGCGCGGTCGCTCAGCAGGTAAGAATGTTAGAGGAGCATATCGGCTTTCCTTTGTTTCAAAGACTACCAAGAGGCGTGGCGCTCACCAGCCAAGGTTCTGTTTACTTTGCAGAAGTTACGCGCGCTTTTAAGATTTTGGATAAAGCAACAGCTCAGCTACTCAGAGAACCTAAGACTGTCACTATCAGCGTGACACCGACTTTTGCCACTAAGCTATTATTGCCGCGCTTATCTGCTTTGACTGCTGCGGTCCCTGATGTCGAGTTGCGTACTGTAGCGACCGAGTCCGTTGCAGATTTTGATCGTGATCAGGTAGATATCGCGGTACGCCTGACGCGCCCACCATTCCCTGCGGCATTTGATACTCAGCTGCTGTTCAAACAAACGCTCGTAGCCGTAGCTAGCCCTCACTTAATGGCCAATAGAGAACTGCCCATGTCAATAGAAGCGCTGCAAGAGATGCCATTGCTCCATGACTCACATCAACATTGGCCACGATTTTTTGGTACTAAAGGTAAGCTAGCTGGCGCTGTATTTAACCAGACCGCTTTGGCTTTAGATGCAGCGCTAGCAGGCCAAGGCGTTGCGATTGCTTGTCAGGCTTTTGTACAAGCGGATTTGAATGCAGGAAGGTTGGTTCAGGTGAGCGAGTCAACGTTAACAGTCGATCCAGATTATTATCTCGTTCGCAAAAAGAGTTCGTCATCAACACCAACTGTCGACGCTGTCTGGAACTGGTGTGTCACTCATTTAGCACTGGCTTAG
- a CDS encoding SDR family oxidoreductase, translating to MNNITTTKKVALITAGGSGMGAAAARKLAADGYYVAILSSSGKGEASAKELGGIGVTGSNLINENVQRLVDSAMQQWGRIDALVNSAGHGPRAPILDITDEDWHKGLEVYFLSAVRAIRLVTPIMVAQGSGAIVNISTSWVTQPTALFPTSTAFRASLGAFTKIFSDDYAVKGVRINNVLPGWIDSLPEVDERRESVPMRRYGTSEEVASTIAFLLSEAAGYITGQNIRVDGGVIRSV from the coding sequence ATGAATAATATTACAACGACAAAAAAAGTGGCGCTTATCACAGCAGGCGGGTCAGGCATGGGTGCTGCCGCTGCTCGTAAACTTGCAGCTGATGGTTATTATGTCGCTATTTTATCTTCCTCTGGTAAAGGTGAGGCCTCGGCAAAGGAGCTGGGCGGCATTGGTGTTACTGGCTCCAACCTTATTAATGAAAATGTACAGCGCTTGGTTGATTCGGCGATGCAACAGTGGGGACGTATTGATGCGCTTGTAAACTCTGCTGGTCACGGCCCGCGTGCACCTATCTTGGACATCACTGATGAGGATTGGCATAAAGGGCTAGAGGTTTACTTTCTTAGTGCGGTACGTGCAATTCGTTTGGTCACGCCAATCATGGTGGCACAAGGTAGCGGTGCTATCGTCAATATATCTACCTCTTGGGTAACGCAGCCGACTGCGCTTTTTCCTACGTCAACGGCTTTTCGTGCCAGCCTTGGCGCTTTTACCAAGATTTTCTCAGATGATTATGCAGTAAAAGGTGTGCGTATTAATAATGTCTTGCCTGGCTGGATTGATAGCTTGCCTGAAGTCGATGAGCGACGTGAGAGCGTGCCGATGAGACGTTACGGTACCTCTGAAGAGGTCGCCTCAACGATTGCCTTTTTATTATCCGAAGCTGCCGGATATATCACTGGTCAGAATATACGGGTTGATGGTGGCGTCATTCGCTCTGTGTAA